A window of Phycodurus eques isolate BA_2022a chromosome 5, UOR_Pequ_1.1, whole genome shotgun sequence contains these coding sequences:
- the LOC133402949 gene encoding actin nucleation-promoting factor WASL-like isoform X1 — MNSHPLPRRVANVGSLLLTPQENDCLFGYLGRKCATLCSAVVQVYAAERTCGWLKKCCGVVCLVKDNPQRSYFIRVFDIKEGKTMFEQELYHNFSISCARSYFVSFVGDSNQIGLNFASEEEAKRFRASVNELLGRRQRKTEKNGVSKNGPTLHMATVDIKNPEINNARLLNTLGSQYHVNNVLSHKKDKKNKVKKKKLTKADIGTPSNFQHIGHVGWDPNTGFDLNNLDPELKNLFDMCGISEAQLKDRETSKVIYDFIEKKGGVEAVKNELRRQAPPPPPSRGGPAPPPPPPPSHSSAPPPPPPPSRGGRGAPPPPPPPSRAPSSAPPPPPPTRPGTLGAPPPPPSRGGPHQHHLQPPLSSNSSPQTSPPPPPPPAHRSPVNRGTSAAPAPAPPAPPPPPPPPPPPPELDAVRSDAPCSPQPHGKSALLEQIRGGAQLKKVEQNHREPPPSGTAGRDALLDQIRQGIRLKTVSDHQESGAPTPGPTAGIVGALMEVMQKRSKAIHSSEDEDDDDEEEDFEDDDEWDD; from the exons ATGAACAGCCACCCGCTGCCCCGCCGGGTCGCCAACGTGGGCTCCCTGCTGCTCACCCCGCAGGAGAACGACTGCCTGTTCGGCTACCTGGGCAGGAAATGTGCG ACGTTGTGTTCGGCGGTGGTTCAGGTGTACGCTGCCGAGCGGACGTGCGGCTGGCTGAAGAAATGCTGCGGCGTGGTGTGCCTGGTCAAGGACAACCCGCAGAGGTCGTACTTCATTCGAGTCTTCGACATCAAG gagGGCAAGACCATGTTCGAGCAGGAGCTGTACCACAACTTCTCCATCAGCTGTGCCAGGTCTTACTTCGTCTCCTTTGTGGGAGAT AGCAACCAGATCGGTTTAAACTTCGCCAGCGAGGAAGAAGCCAAACGCTTCCGAGCGTCCGTCAACGAGCTGCTCGGCCGCAGGCAACGCAAGACCG agAAAAACGGTGTGTCTAAAAATG GTCCGACGCTGCACATGGCCACGGTGGACATAAAAAATCCGGAGATCAACAATGCGCGCCTGCTCAACACCCTCGGCTCGCAGTACCACGTCAACAATGTGCTGAGTCACAAGAaggacaaaaagaacaaagtaaagaagaagaagctgaccAAGGCCGACATTGGCACGCCCAGCAACTTCCA GCACATCGGTCACGTGGGCTGGGACCCAAACACGGGCTTTGAT cTGAACAACTTGGACCCGGAGCTGAAGAACCTGTTTGACATGTGCGGCATCTCAGAGGCGCAACTGAAGGACCGAGAAACCTCCAAGGTCATCTACGACTTCATCGAGAAGAAAGGCGGCGTCGAGGCCGTCAAGAATGAGCTGAGGAGGcagg CGCCCCCTCCGCCCCCCTCTCGGGGAGGccccgctcctcctcctccacctccgcCCTCGCACAGCTCCGCCCCgcctcccccgcctcccccgtcCAGAGGAGGCCGCGGGGCAcctccccctcccccgcccccGTCCCGCGCCCCCTCCTCCGCACCTCCGCCCCCGCCCCCTACCAGGCCGGGTACTTTGGGTGCACCGCCCCCTCCTCCCAGCAGGGGAGGCCCTCACCAGCACCACCTTCAGCCTCCGCTTTCTTCGAACTCTTCCCCGCAAACgtcgccgcctcctcctcccccgCCAGCCCACCGGTCCCCGGTGAATCGAGGCACCTCGGCCGCCCCCGCACCCGCCCCGCCcgctccccctcctcctccgccaccccctcctccgccgccggAGTTGGATGCCGTTCGGAGCGACGCGCCTTGCTCGCCGCAGCCCCACGGGAAGTCTGCGCTGCTGGAGCAGATCCGGGGCGGCGCCCAGCTGAAGAAGGTGGAGCAGAACCACAGAGAGCCGCCACCCAGCGGCACCGCCGGAAGGGACGCGCTGCTGGACCAGATACGCCAGGGCATCCGGCTCAAGACG GTGTCGGATCATCAGGAGTCCGGCGCCCCGACGCCGGGGCCCACCGCGGGCATCGTGGGCGCCCTCATGGAAGTCATGCAGAAGCGGAGCAAAGCCATCCACTCTTCAG AAGACGAagatgacgacgacgaggaAGAAGACTTTGAGGACGACGACGAGTGGGACGACTGA
- the LOC133402949 gene encoding actin nucleation-promoting factor WASL-like isoform X2, whose product MNSHPLPRRVANVGSLLLTPQENDCLFGYLGRKCATLCSAVVQVYAAERTCGWLKKCCGVVCLVKDNPQRSYFIRVFDIKEGKTMFEQELYHNFSISCARSYFVSFVGDSNQIGLNFASEEEAKRFRASVNELLGRRQRKTGPTLHMATVDIKNPEINNARLLNTLGSQYHVNNVLSHKKDKKNKVKKKKLTKADIGTPSNFQHIGHVGWDPNTGFDLNNLDPELKNLFDMCGISEAQLKDRETSKVIYDFIEKKGGVEAVKNELRRQAPPPPPSRGGPAPPPPPPPSHSSAPPPPPPPSRGGRGAPPPPPPPSRAPSSAPPPPPPTRPGTLGAPPPPPSRGGPHQHHLQPPLSSNSSPQTSPPPPPPPAHRSPVNRGTSAAPAPAPPAPPPPPPPPPPPPELDAVRSDAPCSPQPHGKSALLEQIRGGAQLKKVEQNHREPPPSGTAGRDALLDQIRQGIRLKTVSDHQESGAPTPGPTAGIVGALMEVMQKRSKAIHSSEDEDDDDEEEDFEDDDEWDD is encoded by the exons ATGAACAGCCACCCGCTGCCCCGCCGGGTCGCCAACGTGGGCTCCCTGCTGCTCACCCCGCAGGAGAACGACTGCCTGTTCGGCTACCTGGGCAGGAAATGTGCG ACGTTGTGTTCGGCGGTGGTTCAGGTGTACGCTGCCGAGCGGACGTGCGGCTGGCTGAAGAAATGCTGCGGCGTGGTGTGCCTGGTCAAGGACAACCCGCAGAGGTCGTACTTCATTCGAGTCTTCGACATCAAG gagGGCAAGACCATGTTCGAGCAGGAGCTGTACCACAACTTCTCCATCAGCTGTGCCAGGTCTTACTTCGTCTCCTTTGTGGGAGAT AGCAACCAGATCGGTTTAAACTTCGCCAGCGAGGAAGAAGCCAAACGCTTCCGAGCGTCCGTCAACGAGCTGCTCGGCCGCAGGCAACGCAAGACCG GTCCGACGCTGCACATGGCCACGGTGGACATAAAAAATCCGGAGATCAACAATGCGCGCCTGCTCAACACCCTCGGCTCGCAGTACCACGTCAACAATGTGCTGAGTCACAAGAaggacaaaaagaacaaagtaaagaagaagaagctgaccAAGGCCGACATTGGCACGCCCAGCAACTTCCA GCACATCGGTCACGTGGGCTGGGACCCAAACACGGGCTTTGAT cTGAACAACTTGGACCCGGAGCTGAAGAACCTGTTTGACATGTGCGGCATCTCAGAGGCGCAACTGAAGGACCGAGAAACCTCCAAGGTCATCTACGACTTCATCGAGAAGAAAGGCGGCGTCGAGGCCGTCAAGAATGAGCTGAGGAGGcagg CGCCCCCTCCGCCCCCCTCTCGGGGAGGccccgctcctcctcctccacctccgcCCTCGCACAGCTCCGCCCCgcctcccccgcctcccccgtcCAGAGGAGGCCGCGGGGCAcctccccctcccccgcccccGTCCCGCGCCCCCTCCTCCGCACCTCCGCCCCCGCCCCCTACCAGGCCGGGTACTTTGGGTGCACCGCCCCCTCCTCCCAGCAGGGGAGGCCCTCACCAGCACCACCTTCAGCCTCCGCTTTCTTCGAACTCTTCCCCGCAAACgtcgccgcctcctcctcccccgCCAGCCCACCGGTCCCCGGTGAATCGAGGCACCTCGGCCGCCCCCGCACCCGCCCCGCCcgctccccctcctcctccgccaccccctcctccgccgccggAGTTGGATGCCGTTCGGAGCGACGCGCCTTGCTCGCCGCAGCCCCACGGGAAGTCTGCGCTGCTGGAGCAGATCCGGGGCGGCGCCCAGCTGAAGAAGGTGGAGCAGAACCACAGAGAGCCGCCACCCAGCGGCACCGCCGGAAGGGACGCGCTGCTGGACCAGATACGCCAGGGCATCCGGCTCAAGACG GTGTCGGATCATCAGGAGTCCGGCGCCCCGACGCCGGGGCCCACCGCGGGCATCGTGGGCGCCCTCATGGAAGTCATGCAGAAGCGGAGCAAAGCCATCCACTCTTCAG AAGACGAagatgacgacgacgaggaAGAAGACTTTGAGGACGACGACGAGTGGGACGACTGA